One genomic region from Rosa rugosa chromosome 1, drRosRugo1.1, whole genome shotgun sequence encodes:
- the LOC133725741 gene encoding protein NPG1: protein MDSGEYEEGMVVEFSANGNSMKATDVEAKLDEGNIHEAESSLREGLSLNFEEARALLGKLEYQRGNLEGALRVFDGIDLQAAIERLQPSITEKTPSKKGRSRADSQHSVSQHAATLVLDAIYLKAKSLHKLGRLTEAAHECKKVLDAVEKIFHQGIPDAQVDSRLQETVSRAVELLPELWKQAGSYQETISAYRRALLSQWNLDNDCCARIQKAFAVFLLYSGLEAGPPSLGVQVEGSYVPKNNLEEAILLLMILLRNLFQGKTKWDPSLTEHLTFALSICNQTCVLAKQLEEIMPGVYPRVDRWNSLALCYSGAGQNKAALNLLRKSLHKHERPDELMPLLLAAKICSEDSHVAAEGVGYAQRAVSNSQGKDEHLKAVGLRLLGLCLGKQAKISSSDFERSRLQSEALKSLSEAIALEKNNSDLIFELGVQYAEHRNLNTALRYAKQFVDETGGSVLKGWRLLALVLSAQQRFSEAHVVTDAALDETAKWEQGPLLRLKAKLKVSQSLPMDAIETYRYLLALVQAQRKSFGPLRVNSQTEDDKVNEFEVWHGLSNLYASLSYWKDAEICLGKARELKHYAAETLHTEGIILEGCGKSHEALATYIDALMLEPYFVPGKIVVAMLMSKMGPKALPVARSLLSDALRLDPNNRKAWFYLGMIHRDDGRMADAADCFQAATMLEESDPIESFSSIL from the exons ATGGATTCTGGCGAGTATGAGGAAGGCATGGTGGTTGAATTCTCTGCTAATGGGAATTCCATGAAAGCAACTGATGTTGAAGCCAAGCTGGATGAAGGAAATATTCACGAGGCAGAATCTTCATTACGAGAGGGGTTATCACTCAATTTTGAG GAAGCAAGAGCCCTTCTTGGAAAGTTAGAGTACCAAAGAGGTAATCTTGAAGGTGCTCTTCGTGTGTTTGATGGCATCGATCTGCAAGCAGCTATAGAGCGATTGCAACCTTCTATTACTGAGAAAACACCTTCTAAGAAAGGCCGGTCTAGAGCTGATTCACAGCATTCAGTCTCGCAGCATGCTGCCACCCTTGTTCTTGATGCCATATACTTGAAAGCCAAGTCTCTTCATAAGCTTGGCAGATTAACAG AGGCTGCTCATGAATGTAAAAAAGTGCTTGATGCCGTGGAAAAAATATTCCATCAAGGAATACCTGATGCACAAGTGGATAGTAGATTGCAGGAGACAGTCAGTCGAGCTGTAGAGCTCCTTCCAGAGCTTTGGAAACAAGCTGGTTCCTATCAAGAAACAATCTCTGCTTATAGGCGTGCCCTACTTAGTCAGTGGAATCTGGATAATGATTGCTGTGCAAGAATTCAGAAAGCATTTGCTGTGTTTCTGCTGTATAGTGGACTAGAGGCTGGTCCACCCAGTTTAGGTGTTCAGGTTGAAGGTTCATATGTGCCTAAAAATAATCTGGAAGAGGCAATCCTGCTTTTAATGATCCTTTTGAGAAATTTGTTCCAAGGTAAAACGAAATGGGATCCATCACTGACAGAACATCTAACATTTGCACTATCTATATGCAACCAGACTTGTGTATTAGCAAAGCAACTTGAAGAGATCATGCCTGGAGTATATCCACGCGTTGATCGTTGGAATTCTCTAGCTCTGTGTTATAGTGGAGCAGGACAGAACAAAGCAGCTTTAAATCTGTTGAGGAAGTCTTTACACAAACATGAACGACCAGATGAACTCATGCCACTGTTATTGGCTGCCAAAATTTGCAGCGAGGATTCCCATGTTGCAGCTGAGGGAGTTGGATATGCACAGAGGGCTGTTAGTAATTCTCAGGGTAAGGATGAACATTTAAAGGCTGTGGGTCTTCGCTTGTTGGGTCTTTGTTTGGGGAAGCAAGCTAAAATTTCTTCCTCTGACTTTGAGAGGTCTCGTCTTCAGTCTGAAGCACTAAAATCACTAAGTGAGGCCATTGCTTTGGAGAAGAACAATTCagatttaatttttgagttGGGGGTTCAATATGCAGAGCACAGGAATCTAAATACAGCTTTGCGCTATGCAAAGCAGTTCGTTGATGAAACAGGGGGATCCGTATTAAAAGGTTGGCGGTTGCTTGCTCTAGTTTTATCTGCTCAACAGCGATTTTCAGAGGCTCATGTAGTCACTGATGCGGCTTTGGATGAGACTGCAAAATGGGAGCAAGGGCCACTGCTCAGGCTTAAAGCAAAGCTGAAAGTCTCCCAATCCTTACCGATGGATGCAATTGAAACTTACCGTTACCTTCTTGCTTTGGTTCAAGCCCAAAGGAAATCTTTTGGGCCTCTCAGAGTTAATTCTCAG ACCGAGGATGATAAAGTCAATGAATTTGAGGTTTGGCATGGTTTGTCAAACTTATATGCCAGCCTTTCATATTGGAAGGATGCAGAAATATGTTTGGGTAAAGCCCGAGAGCTGAAGCATTACGCTGCAGAAACACTGCACACAGAAG GCATTATCTTGGAAGGATGTGGGAAAAGTCATGAAGCTCTAGCCACTTACATTGATGCTCTTATGCTAGAACCCTATTTTGTTCCTGGCAAGATTGTGGTTGCCATGCTTATGTCAAAGATGGGACCAAAGGCATTGCCTGTTGC
- the LOC133725743 gene encoding pentatricopeptide repeat-containing protein At3g59040, producing MPQALFLKPFISAPLDNWSKLKECTNSIGANVKMRGRLEVVCMGMLAPRKFLQKRKKVEVFKDVGDEADQKNWRRLMNEIEEKGSAVAVLKSEKLKNKTIPKDLVLGTLVRFKQLRKWNLVGEILEWLQTQDWWDFSEMDFLMLITAYGKQGKFNRAEKVLSLLNEKGYAPSVISHTALMEAYGKGGRYNNAEAIFRRMQSSGPEPSAVTYQIILKIFVEGCKFKEAEEIFETLLDEEKSPLKPDQKMFHMMIYMFKKAGSYEKARKMFAVMTERGVRQSTVTYNSLMSFETNYKEVSKMYNQMQRAGLRPDVVSYALLINAYGKARREEEALAVFEEMLDAGVRPSRKAYNILLDAFAVSGMVDQARTVFKSMRRDRYEPDIYSYTTMLSAYVNAPDMEGAEKFFTRLKQDGFKPNVVTYGTLIKGYAKTNDIEKMMEKYEEMQACGVKPNQTILTTIMDAYGKNIDFGSAVVWYKEMESCRLTPDQKAKNILLSLAKTVEEQQLANQIVGYLDNTSNEQGLGRLSISVEQNDEDEDNYEDDEDDDDSYDGEVDGPSQVTSSYDDEQESELVYLNADSEKNLDDLLTVAEL from the exons atgccTCAAGCCCTTTTCTTAAAGCCCTTTATTTCCGCTCCTTTGGATAATTGGAG TAAATTGAAAGAATGCACAAATTCTATAGGTGCCAATGTGAAGATGCGTGGAAGACTGGAGGtagtttgtatgggaatgctGGCACCAAGAAAGTTCTtgcagaaaaggaagaaagTGGAGGTCTTTAAAGACGTTGGCGATGAGGCTGACCAGAAGAACTGGAGGAGACTGATGAATGAAATCGAAGAGAAGGGTTCTGCTGTTGCAGTGCTCAAAAGTGAAAAGCTCAAAAACAAGACGATACCGAAGGATCTTGTCCTTGGAACCTTGGTTAGATTCAAGCAATTGAGGAAATGGAACCTTGTTGGTGAG ATTCTTGAATGGCTTCAGACTCAGGACTGGTGGGACTTCAGcgaaatggattttctgatgCTTATAACAGCTTATGGAAAGCAAGGCAAATTCAACAGGGCTGAGAAGGTTTTAAGCTTGTTGAATGAAAAGGGCTATGCACCAAGTGTAATATCACATACTGCTCTTATGGAAGCATATGGAAAAGGAGGCCGATACAACAATGCTGAAGCAATATTTCGAAGAATGCAGTCTTCAGGGCCTGAACCATCTGCTGTGACATATCAAATCATACTAAAAATATTTGTTGAG GGCTGCAAGTTTAAGGAAGCTGAAGAAATCTTTGAGACCCTTTTGGATGAGGAAAAGTCACCTTTAAAACCAGACCAAAAGATGTTCCACATGATGATCTATATGTTTAAGAAGGCTGGAAGTTATGAAAAAGCTCGTAAGATGTTTGCAGTGATGACTGAGAGAGGTGTTCGGCAATCAACAGTTACTTATAATAGCCTAATGTCGTTTGAAACTAACTACAAGGAAGTATCAAAGATGTACAACCAG ATGCAAAGAGCTGGTCTCCGACCTGACGTTGTGAGTTATGCCTTACTCATTAATGCTTATGGGAAAGCTAGAAGAGAGGAAGAAGCCTTAGCTGTTTTTGAGGAAATGCTTGATGCTGGTGTCAG ACCTTCCCGCAAAGCATACAATATTTTGCTCGACGCATTTGCAGTATCAGGAATGGTGGACCAAGCTCGAACTGTTTTTAAAAGCATGAGAAGGGACAG gTATGAACCCGATATATACTCGTATACCACTATGCTGTCAGCTTATGTAAATGCACCCGACATGGAAGGTGCTGAAAAATTCTTCACAAGACTAAAGCAAGATGGATTCAAACCCAATGTCGTCACTTATGGGACCTTAATCAAGGGTTATGCTAAGACAAATGATATTGAGAAGATGATGGAGAAGTATGAGGAAATGCAGGCATGTGGTGTCAAACCAAATCAAACGATCTTGACAACCATAATGGATGCGTATGGCAAGAACATTGATTTTGGGAGTGCTGTTGTTTGGTACAAGGAAATGGAATCCTGCAGGCTTACTCCTGATCAGAAAGCAAAGAATATCCTTTTATCTTTGGCAAAAACTGTAGAAGAACAACAGTTAGCAAACCAAATTGTAGGATATTTGGATAATACTAGCAATGAACAAGGACTTGGTCGTTTATCAATCTCTGTTGAGCAGaatgatgaggatgaagacaATTACGAAGATGATGAAGACGATGATGACAGTTATGATGGGGAAGTCGATGGTCCTTCACAGGTCACTTCATCATATGATGATGAACAAGAAAGTGAGCTGGTTTATTTAAATGCTGATAGTGAAAAAAACCTCGATGACTTACTTACAGTGGCTGAATTGTAA
- the LOC133725744 gene encoding protein DETOXIFICATION 41, giving the protein MGSEQYQPLLLGPDSYSRIPDLSSAEIEEFLERRPIALRWWPRLVAWESRLLWILSGSSIVVSLFNYMLSFVTLMFCGHLSALELAGASIASVGIQGLAYGIMLGMASAVQTVCGQAYGAKHYGALGIICQRAIVLHLGAAILLTFLYWWSGPILVAMGQSESIAEQGQIFARGLIPQLYAFAINCPQQRFLQAQNIVNPLAYMSVGVFLLHTILTWLVVYVVDYGLIGAALTLSFSWWLLVITYGIYILVSPNCKETWTGFSWKAFSGIWPYFKLTLASAIMLCLEIWYNQGLVLISGLLANPTISLDSISICMNYLNWDMQFMLGLAAAASVRVSNELGAGHPKVAKFSVFVVNGTSILISIVFSAIVLIFKVGLSKLFTSDADVIEAVSELTPLLAISVFLNGIQPILSGVAIGSGWQAVVAYVNLTCYYIIGLPIGCVLGFKTSMGVAGIWWGMIIGVSLQTATLIVLTARTNWDAEVVNAAERLKRSASVEQLLLEENGV; this is encoded by the exons ATGGGGTCGGAGCAGTACCAGCCGCTACTCCTCGGACCTGACTCATATTCCCGGATTCCTGACTTGTCATCCGCTGAGATTGAAGAATTTTTGGAGCGAAGGCCTATAGCACTAAGGTGGTGGCCTAGGCTAGTGGCATGGGAGTCGAGGCTGCTATGGATTTTATCCGGTTCATCTATCGTAGTTTCGCTTTTCAATTACATGCTCAGCTTTGTCACATTGATGTTTTGTGGCCATCTGAGTGCATTGGAGCTTGCTGGAGCCTCTATTGCAAGTGTGGGAATCCAAGGTCTTGCTTATGGGATTATG TTGGGCATGGCGAGTGCTGTACAAACTGTTTGTGGGCAAGCCTATGGAGCCAAACACTACGGAGCATTGGGGATAATATGCCAAAGAGCAATCGTCTTGCACTTGGGAGCAGCAATCCTGCTTACATTTTTGTACTGGTGGTCAGGTCCAATACTCGTAGCCATGGGACAATCAGAAAGTATAGCAGAACAAGGTCAGATCTTTGCGCGCGGCTTAATCCCTCAACTCTATGCATTTGCCATAAACTGCCCACAACAGAGGTTCCTTCAGGCACAGAACATAGTGAACCCTTTGGCATACATGTCCGTTGGAGTTTTCCTCCTTCACACTATTCTCACTTGGTTGGTGGTTTATGTTGTGGACTATGGACTAATAGGTGCTGCTCTTACACTGAGTTTTTCTTGGTGGTTGCTTGTGATTACGTATGGGATTTACATTTTAGTAAGCCCCAACTGCAAGGAAACTTGGACTGGTTTCTCATGGAAAGCCTTTTCGGGAATTTGGCCTTATTTTAAGCTAACTCTTGCTTCTGCTATCATGTTGtg TTTGGAGATTTGGTACAATCAAGGGTTAGTGCTTATATCAGGGCTCCTAGCCAACCCTACAATCTCATTGGACTCCATTTCTATCTG CATGAACTACTTGAACTGGGACATGCAATTTATGCTAGGCCTCGCTGCTGCAGCAAG TGTTCGAGTGAGTAATGAGCTAGGTGCTGGTCATCCAAAGGTGGCCAAATTTTCTGTGTTTGTCGTGAACGGGACCAGCATCCTGATTAGCATAGTGTTCAGTGCTATTGTGCTGATATTCAAAGTTGGATTGAGCAAGCTATTTACGAGTGACGCCGATGTTATTGAGGCAGTATCTGAATTGACCCCCTTGCTAGCCATCTCTGTTTTCTTGAATGGCATTCAACCTATACTCTCAG GTGTGGCAATTGGAAGTGGATGGCAAGCTGTTGTAGCTTATGTGAACCTGACTTGTTATTATATTATCGGTCTTCCAATTGGGTGTGTTCTTGGCTTCAAAACTAGTATGGGAGTAGCA GGTATTTGGTGGGGGATGATTATTGGAGTATCTTTACAGACAGCAACTCTAATTGTTCTCACTGCCAGAACCAACTGGGATGCTGAG gTTGTGAACGCGGCTGAGAGATTGAAGAGATCTGCAAGTGTTGAACAATTGCTCTTGGAGGAAAACGGCGTATGA